In the Desulfonatronovibrio hydrogenovorans DSM 9292 genome, ACCGGAATAAACACGGCCACGGCAATCCAGGCCATCTTTTCCTGTGCTGTCTGGAAATCATGTTTAAAAATGTGCAGGATGGCCCATAAGTTGGGCAGGATCGGCAAAAAAACCAGAACAATGAGCAGGGGATTTTCAAAAAAAACATCATACATGGTCTTATACCTGACTTGATATTTGGAGATTATTTATAATGACCTGTCTTTCTATAAACAAGAATCAGGCCGGCGACAAGAACTCCCAGGGCCAGAACCTGATTCACGCTGACAATGCCAAGCTCCCGGGAAAGGTCGTTGCGCAGCAAGTCAACAGTCATCCCGGCCAGTGGATACAGGACCAGGAACAGCCCGGCAATCCGGCCCTGATCCCTTGTTCGGGCTTTTACGCCAAGAAGAAGGATAAAGCAAACAAGGGCAACCAGCGCATGGTAGATCTGGGTGGGATGCAGGGCCTTGAAAAGCGGTCCCAGGGAGTCAGGATGGGTGAACACTGCACACCAGGGCAGATCGCATGGCTTACCGTATCCGCATCCGGCAGCAAAACAACCCAGCCAGCCCACAAAAAGCCCCAGGGCAATTCCGGGTGCAGCAGCATCCAGCCAGGGAAGAATGGGCTGTTTTCTGCGGGCCAGAAAAATAATCATTAATAGCCCGGCTGAAACTGCACCACCCATAAAAATCAGGCCACCCTTCCAGAACTTGAAGATTCCCAAGGGATCATCCGTAAAAACCCCAGGATTGAAGGCCACGTACAGAAGCCTTGCTCCGGCCAGTCCTCCCAGGAGTACATAAAAGCCGATATCCAAAACAAGCCTCTGGTCCAGACCCTTCTGGACCGCTTCCCGCATGGTCCAGGCCATGCCGAGCAAAAAAGCGGCTGCAATAAAGAAACCGAAAGAGTAAAGCTTAAAAAGGCCTGCTTCAATCAGAACCGGATGCATATCTCTTTTTCTTGTAAAATGAGACCAGCAGCAGAATTGCCCCAACTGAAATGGCCATGTCAGCCACGTTAAAGGCCGGCCAGTGATGGCTGCCCATGTAAAAATCCAGAAAGTCGATGACCATTCCCAGTCTGATCCGGTCAATAAGGTTTCCCAGAGCCCCGCCCAGTATAAGACCCAGAGCAGTGAACAGGTACACATCTCTTCTGTGCACAGTTCTCAGGAGATGGAAAATCAGAACCACGGCCAGCCCTGTAACTCCAATGAAAAAATAGGTCTGCATATTTCCTTCCAGGTCGGCCAGAAAGCCGAAGGCCGCACCCTTGTTCAGGACATGAACCAGGTTGAAGAATCCCGGGATCACGGTCCTGGTTTCCCAAAGGGGTATGGCACTCTGCACCCATATCTTGGTGGCCTGGTCCAGGACAAGAATGACCCCGGCCAGAATAAAGACAATTTTGTGTTTCAACGACATGTTATTCCTCATTAATCCTGACGGGTTCCTTGAATTTCTCTAATAATCCCGGCACATCTGGGACAGGCCTTTTCCTGGTCCAGATCCTGGCTGTAGATCCAGCATCTGGCACATTTCTCCCCGGGCGCCCTTTCCACCTTGATCTTTAACCCCTCCAGTTCCAGGCTGCTGAAGATTCCTGCCGGAGCCTCTGCCTCAGGTCGGACCAGGGCCCTGGACACAATGAAAATATAACCCAGGTCATCTTCCAACTCTTTCAGGGACTGGTACTTGGTCTCATCAACATACAGGGTCACCAGGCTGTCCAGAGAATGGCCCAACTCCTTGGACTTTCTGTAGGGTTCAATGGCCTTTGTCACTTCCTGACGCACCTCGTACACCATGTTCCACAGACTTTTTTCATCCTCATCCATAAGAGGGTAGCCTGAGAAATCAGGACGTAGGCCGAACACGGTTTTACTGCTAGTCCGCAATTGCTCAGGCAGATGCTGATATATTTCCTCAGCAGTAAAACTCAGAACAGGAGCCATATTGGCAAGCATGGCCTGGAGCATCAGGTAAAGAGAGGTCTGGGCCGACCTGCGCTCCAGGCTTCCCGGAGCATAGACATAGAGCCGGTCCTTGATGATATCAAGGTAAAAGGAAGACAGCTCCACCACGCACAGATTATGCAAGGTATGAAATATCTTGTGAAACTCAAACCTGTTGTAGGCTTTTTGCATGGCCTGGTGTTTTTCCAGGACCAGGGACAGGGCGTAACGGTCCAGATCAAGCATGTCCCTGGGTTCCACCATATCCTGGCCCGGGTCAAAATCAAACAGATTTCCCAGAAAGTAGCGGGAAGTGTTCCTGATCCTGCGGTAGGCATCCACCAGCCGGTTCAGGATCTCATCCGAAATGCGCACATCCTCCTGATAATCAACAGCAGCCACCCAGATCCGCAGAATCTCGGCCCCGAACTTGTCAATTATCTCCTGGGGGGCGATGACATTGCCCAGAGATTTGGACATTTTTCTACCGTCACCATCAACCACATAGCCATGAGTCAGGACCGACCGGTAGGGAGCCTGCCCCCTGGTACCCATGGAGGCCAGCAAAGAGCTGTGAAACCATCCTCTGTGCTGATCAGTGCCTTCAAGATACATATCCGCCGGAAAAGCGCATTCCGGCCTCTTTTCCAGAACTGCTGCAAAACTGGTCCCTGAATCAAACCAGACATCCAGAATATCATCCTCTTTTTTCCACTCCCTGGAGCCACAGTCCGGACAGGTCAGGTCCTCAGGCACCACATCGGTTATGTCCGCTTCAAACCAGTAGTCGCAGCCCCGTTCATGTTTCTCAAACCGGTCTGTTATGGAAAATATCCAGTCCGGATCCATATAGGTATGATCACATTTGGCGCAAAGCAGAGCAATAATTGGAACGCCCCAGTTGCGCTGGCGGGAGATGCACCAGTCTGGGCGGTTCTCAATCATGGAATAGATGCGTTGCCTTCCCCAGGAAGGTATCCATTCAACATCATTTGTGATGGCCTCAAGGGCCTTTTGCCTGAGGTCGTTTTTATCCATGGAAATGAACCACTGGGTCGTGGCCCTGAAGATAACGGGCTGCTTGCAGCGCCAGCAATGCGGATAGGAATGGGATATCTTTTTTTCAGCCAGGAGCAGACCACTGCTTTTCAGCTTTTCAATGACCAGCGGATTGGCCTGATAAACATTCTGTCCAGCCAGAAAACCCACCTCTTCCAGAAAACGCCCCTGGTCATCCAGAGGTGAAAGTACTTCCAGACCGTACTTCTGTCCGGTTTCATAGTCTTCCCGGCCATGTCCCGGTGCAGTATGCACCAGACCGGTCCCGGCTTCCAGCGTAACATAATCAGCCAGCACAACCGGAGCCTGCCTGTCCATGAAGGGATGCACTGCTTTTATTCCTTCCAGATCCTTGCCTGTTGCCCGACCAAGGACCTCATAATTATTCCACCCAAAGATCTCGGACAGGTCCTTGACCTGTTCACTGGCCAGAATGAAGAATTTGGCCCCTGATTTGACCAGGCTGTATTCAAATTCAGGATGAACCGCTACAGCCGTGTTGCCCGGGATGGTCCAGGGCGTCGTGGTCCAGATTACAGCAAAGGTTGCCGCAGGGTCAGCCTGAGAAAACACTTCCCTGATCCTGAGGTCGGTTACTGGAAATGCAACGTAGATTGAAGGCGAAGTATGGTCAGCATATTCAACCTCAGCCTCAGCCAGGGCTGTTTCACAGTCAATGCACCAGTAAATGGGCTTTTTACCCCGGACTACAGAGCCCTTCTTGATGAAATTGCCAAGCTCCCTGGCTGTGGCTGCCTCATAAGCAGGATGCATGGTCTGATAGGGGTCATCCCACTGACCCATAACTCCCAGCCTGATGAACTCTTTACGCTGGATATCCAGGAACTTGGCTGCATATTCCCGGCAGATCCTGCGGATCACTATGGGCGGGACAACCTTGTTTTTAGCCCTGAGTTCCTGGGCAACCTTGTGCTCAATGGGCAGACCGTGACAGTCCCAGCCCGGCACGTATTCAGCCCTGAAGCCCTGCATATTCCTGGATTTGACAATAAAGTCCTTGAGCACCTTGTTCATGGCCGTACCCATGTGAATATGGCCGTTGGCATAGGGAGGTCCGTCATGGAGCACATAAGGCTGACCTTCCTGGTTGGCATGGACCATCTGCTGGTAGGCATTGATCTTTTTCCAGAATTCCAGCATCCGGGGCTCATTCTGGGTCAGATTGGCCCGCATGGGAAAGGAAGTCTTGGGAAGGTTCAGAGTTTTCTTGTAGTCCGTCATATCAGAGCGTCCGCCTTTATTATGTTATTATCCTGATTCATATCCAGCAAAGACAAGTTTTGAAAGTGAATCATAGCTTGCTGGAAGTCAAGTTTTTATCAGAGTGGCCTTGCCTTATGACCATCCAGTCCACACCCTTCTGGACAGCTGAGACCTCTTTGCACCTCCTTGCATAATATTTATCAATTAAGTGTCACCAATTCATAAATAATATCTTGAAATTGAATTTTGATTATCATAAAATAATCGCAAAACGTTTCAGAAATTTCATTGCTTCGTCCGCAAATATTAACCTCCTGCCAACCTTTTTAAAGGAGCTTCTGTCATGATCAGCCGGCTTTTCCCAAAAAACACCCTGCCTGCTTTGGCCTGTTTTTTTCTGGCCATGGCTATTCTCATGTTGCTGTCTGTTCAGGCTCAGGCCGGACAATCCCTGTCCATTACCGATGTCATGGGAAGAACGCATGAGCTCAAGGAGCCAGCCCAGCGGGTCATCTGTTCCGGCTCTGGCTGCCTGCGTCTTTTGACCTACCTTCAAGCCCAGGACAGGATAGTGGCGGTGGACAGTGCTGAAAAGGGAGGTTTACCCTTTTCCACTGATGCCAGACCCTATGCCATTGCCAATCCAGGTTTTGGCGACTATCCCCTGTTCGGGGAATTCAGGGGTCAGGACAGCCCGGAACTCATTGCCGGCCTTGATCCCCAGCCTCAGGTCATTTTCAAGACTTACGCCACCAGGGACGGAGGGGTGGATACTCTCCAGGCCAAAACCGGTATTCCGGTCATTGCCCTGAATTACGGAAACCTGACCTTTGCCCGCAATGACCTTGATCAAACCCTGACCATCATGGGCAGAGTCTTGGGTCTGGAAGAACGATCCAGGGAAGTAATCTCCTATTTTAATTCCCTGCAGGAAGATCTGGAGCAGAGGGTCTTGGGCCTTAATCCGGACCAGAACCCCACTGTCTACGTAGGTGGAGTATCTCAGCGCGGCGGTCATGGATTTCAGTCAACCGAGACTGCTTACGCTCCTTTTGAATTTCTCAGAGCCCGTAACGTGGCCGGCCATCTCGGCTCCCCTGACAAGGGATCCTCCCATGCCAGCGTGGCCAAGGAAAAATTGATCATCTGGGATCCGGACATAATCTTTCTGGACATATCCACCACCCGCCTGGATGGAATGGCCAACGGACTGGAACAGCTTCGCAATGATTCAGCCTATCAGGCCCTGAGGGCTGTTCAGCAGGGCAGGATTTACGGAGTGTTTCCATATAACTTCTATACCCAGAACTTTGAAAGCATCTTTGCCAATGCCTATTTCATAGGAAAAACCATTTATCCGGACCAGTTCTCAGACATAGATCCCCTGCAAAAAGCCGAAGAAATATCCATCTTTCTGAACAACGGCCCGGCCTTTGAAATCATCAACCACCAGTTCAACAACCTGGGCTTCAGCCGGATTAATCTGGAGTAGCTCCTTATAACTCTGTCTGCTGCAACCTGGAGGATTACCATGTTTGACAAAGCTTTTTTTGCAAAACTGACTCTGATTTTTTTAGCCTTTGGATTTGGCCTGATCCCGGTGAACCCTGCCCTGGCTGACCAGCCCCTGGTCGTGGTCTCCCCCTGGAAGGCCAACTCCCTGGATCCTTCTAATTCAGGCTTTGTTTTCACCCGAATGGGCTGTCTGGAAACACTGGTCACTTCAGACCGCCAGGGTGGCATCACCCCCATGCTGGCCACAGAGTGGAGCACTTCACCTGACGGGCTGACCTGGTCCTTTTATTTGCGGGAAAATGTCAAATTTCACGACGGCACACCCCTGAATGCCCTGGCCGCATCCAGGGCCCTCAATCACGCCCTGGACAAGGGGGCTTTCCAGGGTGTGGATATTGAAAAGATCCAACCAGCCGGGGACCTGGTCCTGACTGTAAAAACCAGATCTCCCTTTTCAGCCCTGCCATCTTTTTTAGCCAACTTTTCGGCTGCCATCGGTGCGCCAGCCATGTATGATCAGGATTTTGACCGGGTCATTGGCACAGGCATGTATGAATTCGTATCTCACAGGGGCCTGACTGACTTTGAATTCAGGGCCTTTGCTGACTATTGGGGCGATCCAGCGCAGATAGCCCGGGCTCAGTACCGGGCTATTCCCAATGGTGAAACCAGGGCTCTGATGGCTGAATCCGGTGAAGCACACCTCTCCTTAACCCTTTCTCCTGAGTCTTCCGCCAGACTGGATGGGCTAAGGGGAATCACTATGTACAGCACAGCCCTGCCCAGGGTCAGACTGATCAAACTGAATTGCTCCCTGCCTCTGTTCAATGATCCAGGAGTCCGCAGGGCCATGTCCATGGCCATAGACAGGCCGGCTATAGCCGCTTCCCTGCTGGATAATCCCGACATTGCCTCAACCCAGCTTTTACCTAGAGTTTCGGCCTGGCATAACCAGGATCTTGGCGTTCCAGAGCATTTTGCCTTTAATCCAGAAATGGCCTCTCAGCTGCTCGAGCAGGCCGGATGGACCAGAGGCTCTGACGGAATTCGGACTAAAGACGGACAGCGGTTTTCCTTTGAAATAATCACCTATGCATCCCGCCCCACTCTGCCTCTGGTGGCCCAGGCCATCCAGGCCCAGTTCAAGGAAGTGGGCATTGAAATGCGGATCGTGACAACTGAAGCTGGAATCATTCCTCAGCGACATAATGACAATACCCTGGAAGCCGCCTTTCTGGCCAGGAACTACGGCCAGATTCCGGATGCCATAGCCACCATCCTGGCTGATTTTGGACCGGCAGACAGAAGAGGGGGCTGGGGGGCCATGGGATGGGAATCTGATGAATTTTATTCACTTTTGAACGACTACATGAACGAGTTCGACTCCCAAAAGGGCCGGGACATCGGCTGGAAGATTTCAGAAATTCTGAACACTGACCTGCCTGTAATCCCTGTAGCCTGGTACGATGACCATGTGGCCGTGTCCGGCAAAATCAAGGGATTCAACCAGGATCCTTTTGAACTCAGGCCCTACCCTGAA is a window encoding:
- a CDS encoding iron ABC transporter substrate-binding protein; this encodes MISRLFPKNTLPALACFFLAMAILMLLSVQAQAGQSLSITDVMGRTHELKEPAQRVICSGSGCLRLLTYLQAQDRIVAVDSAEKGGLPFSTDARPYAIANPGFGDYPLFGEFRGQDSPELIAGLDPQPQVIFKTYATRDGGVDTLQAKTGIPVIALNYGNLTFARNDLDQTLTIMGRVLGLEERSREVISYFNSLQEDLEQRVLGLNPDQNPTVYVGGVSQRGGHGFQSTETAYAPFEFLRARNVAGHLGSPDKGSSHASVAKEKLIIWDPDIIFLDISTTRLDGMANGLEQLRNDSAYQALRAVQQGRIYGVFPYNFYTQNFESIFANAYFIGKTIYPDQFSDIDPLQKAEEISIFLNNGPAFEIINHQFNNLGFSRINLE
- the ileS gene encoding isoleucine--tRNA ligase, coding for MTDYKKTLNLPKTSFPMRANLTQNEPRMLEFWKKINAYQQMVHANQEGQPYVLHDGPPYANGHIHMGTAMNKVLKDFIVKSRNMQGFRAEYVPGWDCHGLPIEHKVAQELRAKNKVVPPIVIRRICREYAAKFLDIQRKEFIRLGVMGQWDDPYQTMHPAYEAATARELGNFIKKGSVVRGKKPIYWCIDCETALAEAEVEYADHTSPSIYVAFPVTDLRIREVFSQADPAATFAVIWTTTPWTIPGNTAVAVHPEFEYSLVKSGAKFFILASEQVKDLSEIFGWNNYEVLGRATGKDLEGIKAVHPFMDRQAPVVLADYVTLEAGTGLVHTAPGHGREDYETGQKYGLEVLSPLDDQGRFLEEVGFLAGQNVYQANPLVIEKLKSSGLLLAEKKISHSYPHCWRCKQPVIFRATTQWFISMDKNDLRQKALEAITNDVEWIPSWGRQRIYSMIENRPDWCISRQRNWGVPIIALLCAKCDHTYMDPDWIFSITDRFEKHERGCDYWFEADITDVVPEDLTCPDCGSREWKKEDDILDVWFDSGTSFAAVLEKRPECAFPADMYLEGTDQHRGWFHSSLLASMGTRGQAPYRSVLTHGYVVDGDGRKMSKSLGNVIAPQEIIDKFGAEILRIWVAAVDYQEDVRISDEILNRLVDAYRRIRNTSRYFLGNLFDFDPGQDMVEPRDMLDLDRYALSLVLEKHQAMQKAYNRFEFHKIFHTLHNLCVVELSSFYLDIIKDRLYVYAPGSLERRSAQTSLYLMLQAMLANMAPVLSFTAEEIYQHLPEQLRTSSKTVFGLRPDFSGYPLMDEDEKSLWNMVYEVRQEVTKAIEPYRKSKELGHSLDSLVTLYVDETKYQSLKELEDDLGYIFIVSRALVRPEAEAPAGIFSSLELEGLKIKVERAPGEKCARCWIYSQDLDQEKACPRCAGIIREIQGTRQD
- a CDS encoding PLDc N-terminal domain-containing protein; amino-acid sequence: MYDVFFENPLLIVLVFLPILPNLWAILHIFKHDFQTAQEKMAWIAVAVFIPVLGGLAYLFFGRRRVVNHAEP
- a CDS encoding prolipoprotein diacylglyceryl transferase, which translates into the protein MHPVLIEAGLFKLYSFGFFIAAAFLLGMAWTMREAVQKGLDQRLVLDIGFYVLLGGLAGARLLYVAFNPGVFTDDPLGIFKFWKGGLIFMGGAVSAGLLMIIFLARRKQPILPWLDAAAPGIALGLFVGWLGCFAAGCGYGKPCDLPWCAVFTHPDSLGPLFKALHPTQIYHALVALVCFILLLGVKARTRDQGRIAGLFLVLYPLAGMTVDLLRNDLSRELGIVSVNQVLALGVLVAGLILVYRKTGHYK
- a CDS encoding ABC transporter substrate-binding protein — encoded protein: MFDKAFFAKLTLIFLAFGFGLIPVNPALADQPLVVVSPWKANSLDPSNSGFVFTRMGCLETLVTSDRQGGITPMLATEWSTSPDGLTWSFYLRENVKFHDGTPLNALAASRALNHALDKGAFQGVDIEKIQPAGDLVLTVKTRSPFSALPSFLANFSAAIGAPAMYDQDFDRVIGTGMYEFVSHRGLTDFEFRAFADYWGDPAQIARAQYRAIPNGETRALMAESGEAHLSLTLSPESSARLDGLRGITMYSTALPRVRLIKLNCSLPLFNDPGVRRAMSMAIDRPAIAASLLDNPDIASTQLLPRVSAWHNQDLGVPEHFAFNPEMASQLLEQAGWTRGSDGIRTKDGQRFSFEIITYASRPTLPLVAQAIQAQFKEVGIEMRIVTTEAGIIPQRHNDNTLEAAFLARNYGQIPDAIATILADFGPADRRGGWGAMGWESDEFYSLLNDYMNEFDSQKGRDIGWKISEILNTDLPVIPVAWYDDHVAVSGKIKGFNQDPFELRPYPEGVHFQQ
- the lspA gene encoding signal peptidase II codes for the protein MSLKHKIVFILAGVILVLDQATKIWVQSAIPLWETRTVIPGFFNLVHVLNKGAAFGFLADLEGNMQTYFFIGVTGLAVVLIFHLLRTVHRRDVYLFTALGLILGGALGNLIDRIRLGMVIDFLDFYMGSHHWPAFNVADMAISVGAILLLVSFYKKKRYASGSD